One Nicotiana tomentosiformis chromosome 4, ASM39032v3, whole genome shotgun sequence genomic window carries:
- the LOC104091582 gene encoding pathogenesis-related protein 5, translating into MAALQKQPLLLLIALFMFKAIAVSATQFTLQNNCGYTVWPGTLSGNGVSISGDAGFALTPGATIQLSAPGGWSGRFWARTGCSFDDSGNGKCKTGDCGALKCIGGGEPPVSLVEFTIANANGNDQKDFYDVSLVDGYNVGIGVRPTGGSGDCQYAGCVNDLNLNCPKELQVIDTGAVVACKSACAQFNTSEYCCTGDHATPATCSPTQYSKMFKDACPTAYSYAYDDATSTCTCSGTDYLITFCPTNS; encoded by the exons ATGGCCGCCTTGCAAAAACAGCCTCTTTTGCTCCTAATTGCCCTCTTCATGTTCA AAGCAATTGCTGTTTCAGCCACGCAGTTTACGCTTCAAAATAATTGCGGTTACACAGTTTGGCCTGGTACTCTTTCCGGCAACGGAGTTTCTATTTCCGGCGACGCCGGTTTTGCATTAACTCCAGGCGCAACAATCCAACTCTCCGCCCCTGGTGGATGGTCCGGCCGGTTCTGGGCGAGAACCGGTTGCAGCTTCGACGATTCCGGCAACGGTAAGTGTAAAACCGGCGACTGCGGCGCATTGAAGTGCATCGGTGGCGGCGAACCGCCGGTAAGTCTAGTTGAATTCACCATTGCTAATGCTAACGGCAACGATCAGAAGGACTTTTACGATGTTAGCCTTGTCGACGGATACAATGTCGGTATCGGTGTACGGCCTACCGGCGGCTCCGGCGACTGCCAATACGCTGGTTGCGTCAACGATTTAAACTTGAATTGTCCGAAGGAGTTGCAGGTGATAGATACCGGCGCAGTGGTGGCATGTAAGAGCGCGTGCGCACAATTTAACACGTCGGAGTATTGCTGCACCGGCGATCATGCAACGCCGGCGACTTGCTCGCCGACGCAGTATTCGAAAATGTTTAAGGATGCGTGCCCTACTGCTTATAGCTATGCATATGATGATGCTACAAGTACCTGCACTTGCTCTGGTACTGATTATTTGATCACATTTTGTCCGACCAATTCATAA